Proteins encoded in a region of the Geoanaerobacter pelophilus genome:
- a CDS encoding methyl-accepting chemotaxis protein: MYIQIGYKFILGCMVVVASVAFVPDLIRKLGYAPEITTILSYVVAVTVGLILGWVFSRRVSRNIALLTSSTEAISSGDLTSDVALHNSRFPDETQTLADSINVMAENLRALVRQIRDISSRVFDESRTLSSSALEINASTEEVAQAIEQISRGAESQAEMVTKSSRVIHEMAISVDLVAKRAREAAKAARDTSVTAKRGGELANDTLERMKDFYGSVELTGQLFLELNKRLQHIGKIADIILDISRQTNLLALNASIEAARAGEYGKGFAVVAEEVRKLADGTGTSATEIVELIASIKEDGQKVSETITESGRSIAAGKKNIDITAAVFKEILATVSETERRANSIADLSHMQNEGAGKMVEMVDEIARVAEDNAASTEEVSAATEEQSSAMQEMAAAARELAAMAEEMMRCVERFQVGEPDGR, encoded by the coding sequence ATGTATATTCAGATAGGCTATAAATTCATTCTCGGATGCATGGTGGTGGTCGCGTCTGTGGCGTTTGTCCCGGATTTGATCCGCAAGCTTGGATATGCGCCGGAGATCACGACGATCCTGTCTTATGTCGTTGCCGTTACGGTCGGGCTCATTCTCGGCTGGGTATTTTCCCGGCGCGTCAGCCGGAACATCGCCTTGCTAACCTCTTCCACCGAGGCGATCAGCTCCGGTGACCTGACCAGTGATGTTGCCCTGCACAACTCCCGCTTCCCCGATGAGACGCAGACCCTTGCCGATTCCATCAATGTCATGGCCGAGAATCTCCGGGCGCTTGTCCGGCAGATCCGGGACATTTCCAGCAGGGTTTTCGATGAATCCCGAACGCTGTCATCGTCTGCGCTCGAAATCAATGCCTCTACCGAAGAGGTGGCCCAGGCGATCGAGCAGATATCGCGCGGCGCTGAAAGCCAGGCTGAAATGGTTACCAAGAGTTCCAGGGTAATTCATGAGATGGCCATTTCCGTCGATCTGGTGGCAAAACGGGCAAGAGAGGCGGCAAAGGCGGCTCGCGATACCAGCGTCACGGCTAAACGGGGTGGCGAGCTGGCCAACGATACTCTGGAGCGAATGAAGGATTTTTACGGTTCAGTGGAACTTACCGGGCAGCTCTTTCTGGAGCTCAACAAAAGGCTCCAGCATATCGGCAAGATTGCCGACATCATCCTGGATATTTCCCGTCAGACCAACCTGCTGGCCCTGAATGCCTCGATCGAGGCGGCTCGGGCGGGCGAGTACGGCAAAGGTTTCGCCGTGGTGGCGGAGGAGGTGCGCAAGTTGGCGGACGGCACCGGGACTTCGGCGACCGAGATCGTCGAATTGATCGCCAGCATCAAGGAGGACGGCCAGAAGGTGTCTGAGACCATCACGGAAAGCGGTCGCTCCATTGCTGCAGGGAAAAAGAACATCGATATTACTGCCGCTGTCTTCAAGGAAATCCTGGCAACGGTGAGCGAGACCGAACGTCGCGCCAACAGTATTGCCGACCTTTCCCACATGCAGAACGAAGGCGCCGGGAAAATGGTCGAAATGGTGGATGAAATCGCCCGGGTCGCGGAAGATAATGCCGCGTCAACGGAAGAGGTGTCGGCTGCTACCGAAGAGCAGTCGTCGGCCATGCAGGAAATGGCTGCCGCTGCCCGGGAGCTGGC